Within Oceanispirochaeta sp., the genomic segment GATCTCTGGCTGCCAGAACGATTCCACGAAAAGCGGATTTTGTTCTGATGGCTGCCAGGAAGGATGCCGATTCCTGCCGTATGGAGGAGTTCCTGTTTTTCAGCTTACGGATATGATTTTCCACAAATCCTGTTGATTCCAGAACCTCGGCGATATAGTGGTGCAGAGAAGGAATGTCCTCTTTTAAAAGTTCCACCATCATTTTTTCACCTTCGTAACCCATGAGCTTAAAGAGAGTACTCATATCTTCTCTCAGCTGAGGTCCGGCGTCCTTGAACAGTTCGATGGCAGCAGTAATACTCTTTTTGTCTTTTTTCCGACTCAGGCTACGCATACAGTCTTTCTTATATTCATCATCATTCGCAATTTTCCTGACCAGGATTCCAACTGCCGCGGCACTCCCGGAGGCACCGAGTCCTTCAATGACACCGAGGATAACCGTGTCTACTTCATTCTTGTCATTCAGCATGGCTTCCAGATCTTTCAAAACCCCAGGGGAACCACTGACTCCCAGTGCCCTGGCAACTTCCATCCGCACTCTATCGACGGGATCTCTCAGCATATTCACGCAGCGTGCCAGTTCTTTTGTTTCCTGGTATTCCACCAAAGCCCAGATACTGGCGATTCTGACATCCGGATTTGAATCATCCAAAGCTTCTCGGATCTCTTTCAGAAAAGTCTTCTTTCCTGTGGCCGGCAGAGAGACGATGATGGCGGCCCGGCTCTGGGCATCAATGGAATCGAGAATGGATTTGACTCTTTCATTGAATAGATCTTCTGAATAGGAACTGAGCATCACCGCAAATTCCCGGGCTTCCTCCAGAGGAAGAATGGGAAGATTTTCCAGAATGATCTGAAGGCAGCTTGCATTCTTCATTTCGCCGAGGGTCTTTAGAGCCTGAATCCTCACTTTATGAGAAAAAACATCCCGTCCCTGACGGATAATGTCCATGACGATTCCCAGAACATCCGATTCGGGCATGGTCAGCAGTACCTGCCTCAGCTCATCCTTGAGAGAGAAATCAGGATCCTTTAAAAAAACTTCCAATACAGGCAATAATTGAGAGGAGCCTCTCGGGGGCAGTGCTTTCAGGACATCCTTTAAAAGACCTGGTTGTCCCTGGATATCAAGTAATTCCTGCTTCATCAGGGCAATGGCCCTGTCACTTCCCCTCAATTGAACACAGCTCAATGTGTTCTGATACAACTCTGTCAGCTCAACATCCTCTTTTTGACTCACATCCTGTGCAAAAACCCGGTCTGCCAGATTCTCGATGGACTCCTGAGGGCCTGCCGTTTTCAGCAGACGAGAGGCTAATAGTAAAGAGCCTCGATTGTTGTTGGATCGGATCTCCTTGAGAAAACCTGTTACATTCACTTCCAGAGCCTTTTTCAGAAGATCATAGTTCCTCTCAAGCTGCTGGGTATCATTTATATAACTCTCTCGGAAGAGGCGGCCCAGAACTGAACAGTCCTGGAGGTAACGAGCCGCATTCTGTCTCAGTTCCAGGTCATCTCCCGCCAGAACTCCCAGAGCCAGATCCTGATCTTCAGGAGAGTTATGATCGAGGAGCTGAATGACATGAAGAATCTGTTCGTTATTCAAACTCTTCAGATCCAGGGAATAGGAAGAGCTGAAGTCTTTTACAATTCTTTCCTTAGCCGCTTTTCGAACTTCAAATACAGGATCCTTCAGGAGAAGATTAAAGAGTCGGTCATACAGGCTGTCCTTGCCCGCGTCATCGGTCCCGAAGGGTTTTACATCCTTGGGAATATCCTTCACGACAATAGATCTGACAAGGGAATGAGAGTCATCGAAGGACTCCCAAACAGCTCGAATCGATCTTTCTTCCTCATCATAAAGAAGGATATTTATTGCAAAATAGCGAGCCGCCCATTCAGGATCACCCGTCATTTCACGGATTTCATCCAAACGGCTTTCAAACAGATTGAGACCTTTGTTTCCATCAAAGATCTCACCTCTTCCAGAGAGAGCAATACGACGCAGCTTTAAAAAATCCTTGCTTGCATTCAGATATTGATCCAGCTTCAAAGCCGTTTTCTGATGGTCCAATGCTCTGATGAAAACAGAGTAAAGGCCTTTATCTGCAGCAAACTCCAGAATCCATGCCTGCAGGGTTTTACTGCTTTTGGCCTTGTATCTGTTGATCCAGGGATCCGTCAGTTCAAGAAGTTCAGGTATATTCACGTCTTTTTTACGAGCGATCTCAACAATACGAGATGATTTACGGAACAAATATTCGGGACTGAACCTTGTAAGAACTTCTGCTCTCTTCAGATCAGGATCTTCCGCTACGGCTTCGATCATTTGGCGGAATTTTTTATTTTTGAGGATTCTGAGGATTACCAGGATGATAATCCCCAGCACAATAACCGCCGCGGCGATTAAAAAATAGAGGGGAAAAGTATTAAAAAATTGAATTATCTTGTCCATTAACATACTCCTATCTACCTACCGAGGCTGTACACAGCCTCGGTGATTTCCTACAAAAGGGCTATTAGCGCATTCCGGAAACATTATATATTTGTATAGGTTTCACTTTGCCTTTGACTGTGACAGCATCTCTGGGTTGAATGATAAATCGGTCATCCAGGAGACTGCGGGTATCTTCGGTTATAATAATTTCCCCGGCTCCGGAAACACCTTCCAGCCGGGCAGCAAGATTCACAGTATCTCCAATGACCGTGTAGTCCATCCTCCGGTTGCTTCCCAGGTTACCCGCAACGAGGTCACCTGAATGCATTCCGAAACCGAC encodes:
- a CDS encoding HEAT repeat domain-containing protein, with translation MDKIIQFFNTFPLYFLIAAAVIVLGIIILVILRILKNKKFRQMIEAVAEDPDLKRAEVLTRFSPEYLFRKSSRIVEIARKKDVNIPELLELTDPWINRYKAKSSKTLQAWILEFAADKGLYSVFIRALDHQKTALKLDQYLNASKDFLKLRRIALSGRGEIFDGNKGLNLFESRLDEIREMTGDPEWAARYFAINILLYDEEERSIRAVWESFDDSHSLVRSIVVKDIPKDVKPFGTDDAGKDSLYDRLFNLLLKDPVFEVRKAAKERIVKDFSSSYSLDLKSLNNEQILHVIQLLDHNSPEDQDLALGVLAGDDLELRQNAARYLQDCSVLGRLFRESYINDTQQLERNYDLLKKALEVNVTGFLKEIRSNNNRGSLLLASRLLKTAGPQESIENLADRVFAQDVSQKEDVELTELYQNTLSCVQLRGSDRAIALMKQELLDIQGQPGLLKDVLKALPPRGSSQLLPVLEVFLKDPDFSLKDELRQVLLTMPESDVLGIVMDIIRQGRDVFSHKVRIQALKTLGEMKNASCLQIILENLPILPLEEAREFAVMLSSYSEDLFNERVKSILDSIDAQSRAAIIVSLPATGKKTFLKEIREALDDSNPDVRIASIWALVEYQETKELARCVNMLRDPVDRVRMEVARALGVSGSPGVLKDLEAMLNDKNEVDTVILGVIEGLGASGSAAAVGILVRKIANDDEYKKDCMRSLSRKKDKKSITAAIELFKDAGPQLREDMSTLFKLMGYEGEKMMVELLKEDIPSLHHYIAEVLESTGFVENHIRKLKNRNSSIRQESASFLAAIRTKSAFRGIVLAARDPNRDVRIEVTMALEILSTEEGTEILKDLEQDPDKKVRKYTYWALERVRTKSLD